A single window of Shewanella sp. Choline-02u-19 DNA harbors:
- the gyrA gene encoding DNA gyrase subunit A — protein MTDLASSITPINIEDELKNSYLDYAMSVIVGRALPDVRDGLKPVHRRVLFAMSELKNDWNKPYKKSARVVGDVIGKYHPHGDTAVYDTIVRLAQPFSMRYPLIDGQGNFGSVDGDAAAAMRYTEIRMDKVAHQLLADLEKETVDFVPNYDGTEFIPAVLPTRIPTLLVNGSSGIAVGMATNIPPHNMSEVIAGCLALIEDPALSIEQLMEYIPGPDFPTAAIINGRKGIIDAYNTGRGRAIMRALAEVETEENGRERIIVHEIPYQVNKARLIEKIAELVKDKKIEGISGLRDESDKDGMRIVIEIKRGEVGEVVLNNLYAQTQMQCSFGINMVALTNGQPKLFNLKEMLECFILHRREVVTRRTVFELRKARERAHLLEALAVALANIDPIIALIKASPTPAEAKVKLIAQGWELGHVKGMLEKAGDDAARPEWLEPEYGIRDDKYYLTEQQAQAILELRLHRLTGLEHDKIIAEYEELLEVIAALLLILSSPQRLMEIITEELHEVLENFGDKRRTVINANEVDMSLEDLINEEDVVVTLSHLGYAKYQVLSDYQAQRRGGKGKAATKVKDEDFVEKLLVANTHDTILCFSDFGKMYWLKVYQLPLASRTARGRPIVNLLPLSEGERITAILPVREYADDKYIIMATSHGTVKKTALTAYSNPRANGIIAVNLKDGDQLIGVDITDGNDDIMLFSNEGKVVRFNEKARNAETGEVKIDPETGEEIIALRAMGRTATGVRGIKLEAGQSVVSLIVPKEDGAILTVTENGYGKRTALSEYPAKSRGTKGVVSIKVSDRNGAVVGAVQVGDNDEIMLISDKGTLVRTPATGVSSIGRNTQGVTIIRTADDEKVVGLQRIDEIQDEDVELDEEGNPIITEALDTEATTEAPATDEKPEDDA, from the coding sequence ATGACTGATCTGGCTTCATCTATAACACCAATTAATATTGAAGACGAATTAAAAAATTCATACCTAGATTACGCCATGAGCGTAATTGTAGGACGGGCACTGCCCGATGTTCGTGATGGCTTAAAGCCTGTTCATCGCCGCGTATTGTTCGCCATGAGTGAATTGAAAAACGACTGGAACAAGCCTTATAAAAAGTCTGCTCGTGTCGTTGGTGACGTTATCGGTAAATATCATCCACATGGTGATACAGCGGTATATGACACTATTGTTCGTCTGGCACAGCCATTCTCAATGAGATATCCACTTATCGATGGCCAAGGTAACTTTGGTTCTGTCGATGGTGATGCTGCGGCAGCAATGCGTTATACCGAAATCCGCATGGATAAAGTTGCGCATCAATTATTAGCGGATCTTGAAAAAGAGACTGTTGACTTTGTACCTAACTATGATGGTACTGAGTTTATTCCTGCTGTATTGCCTACGCGCATTCCTACGTTACTTGTTAACGGTTCATCAGGTATTGCGGTCGGTATGGCAACTAACATTCCACCTCATAATATGAGTGAAGTGATTGCAGGTTGTTTAGCGCTGATTGAAGATCCGGCTTTATCAATTGAACAGTTGATGGAGTACATTCCTGGTCCAGATTTCCCTACTGCAGCAATCATTAACGGTCGTAAAGGCATTATTGATGCTTATAACACGGGCCGTGGTCGCGCCATTATGCGTGCCCTTGCTGAAGTCGAAACCGAAGAGAATGGACGTGAGCGAATTATTGTTCATGAAATTCCTTATCAAGTTAACAAAGCGCGCTTAATCGAAAAGATTGCAGAGCTTGTTAAAGATAAAAAGATTGAAGGCATTAGTGGCCTACGTGATGAGTCTGATAAAGACGGCATGCGTATTGTCATTGAGATCAAGCGTGGTGAAGTAGGCGAGGTTGTACTTAACAACCTATATGCTCAAACACAAATGCAGTGCTCTTTTGGTATCAATATGGTTGCGTTGACGAATGGTCAGCCAAAACTATTTAACCTTAAAGAGATGCTAGAGTGCTTTATCCTTCACCGTCGTGAAGTGGTTACTCGTCGTACCGTATTTGAACTTCGTAAAGCACGTGAAAGAGCTCATCTTTTGGAAGCTCTCGCCGTTGCACTTGCAAACATTGACCCTATTATTGCGCTAATTAAAGCGTCACCTACTCCTGCTGAAGCCAAAGTTAAGCTGATTGCACAGGGATGGGAGCTCGGTCATGTTAAAGGCATGCTCGAAAAGGCCGGTGATGATGCTGCTCGTCCTGAATGGTTAGAACCAGAATATGGTATCCGTGATGACAAGTATTATCTGACTGAGCAACAAGCACAAGCCATCCTTGAGCTACGTCTGCACCGTCTAACGGGTCTAGAACATGACAAGATCATTGCTGAATATGAAGAGCTACTTGAAGTTATTGCAGCGCTACTTCTTATTCTAAGCAGCCCACAACGTCTGATGGAGATCATCACTGAAGAGCTTCATGAAGTATTAGAGAACTTTGGTGATAAACGCCGTACGGTTATCAATGCTAACGAAGTTGATATGAGTCTTGAAGATCTTATTAACGAAGAAGATGTTGTTGTTACGCTTTCTCATCTTGGTTATGCGAAATACCAAGTGTTAAGTGATTATCAAGCGCAGCGTCGTGGTGGTAAAGGTAAAGCAGCAACTAAAGTGAAGGACGAAGATTTCGTTGAAAAGCTTTTGGTTGCCAATACCCACGATACGATTTTATGCTTCTCAGATTTTGGTAAGATGTACTGGCTTAAGGTTTATCAATTACCACTAGCAAGCAGAACTGCTCGTGGTCGTCCAATTGTGAACCTGCTACCGTTATCAGAAGGTGAGCGCATCACTGCAATCTTGCCTGTACGTGAATACGCAGATGATAAGTACATTATCATGGCGACGTCACACGGTACGGTTAAGAAGACAGCGTTAACGGCATACAGCAATCCACGTGCTAACGGTATTATCGCGGTGAACCTTAAAGATGGCGATCAGTTAATTGGTGTAGATATTACCGATGGTAATGACGACATCATGCTGTTCTCTAATGAAGGTAAAGTGGTTCGCTTCAACGAGAAAGCGCGGAATGCAGAAACGGGTGAAGTTAAAATTGATCCGGAAACCGGCGAAGAGATTATCGCGTTACGTGCTATGGGGCGCACTGCTACCGGTGTTCGCGGTATTAAACTTGAAGCAGGCCAGTCTGTTGTATCATTGATTGTACCTAAAGAAGATGGTGCGATTCTAACGGTGACAGAGAACGGTTACGGTAAACGAACTGCGTTATCTGAGTATCCGGCTAAGAGTCGTGGCACTAAAGGTGTGGTTTCAATTAAAGTCAGCGACCGTAATGGTGCTGTAGTTGGTGCTGTGCAAGTTGGCGACAATGATGAAATCATGTTGATTAGTGACAAAGGCACCTTAGTGCGTACTCCGGCTACTGGCGTATCAAGTATTGGTCGTAATACACAAGGTGTAACGATTATCCGTACTGCTGATGACGAGAAAGTTGTTGGTCTCCAGCGTATTGATGAGATACAAGATGAAGATGTTGAGCTTGATGAAGAGGGAAACCCAATCATCACTGAAGCGCTTGATACCGAGGCTACAACTGAAGCTCCAGCGACAGATGAGAAACCTGAAGACGACGCATAA
- a CDS encoding serine hydrolase domain-containing protein, translating into MFLKSAFFFGTISLSLSALLNTQQVQASQFDTVSDKFKQSFHSQLKKRKVPGGAFVIVEGDKILKLSYYGKRSKGGSLNVNANTVFRLASVSKTFAGSLASMLVQENKLDWKQSINAYLPSFSLADPNGSKQINLGHIIGQSTGLMPNSYDNLVNADVNIEKIISKFSELTPMCKPGVCYSYQNVAFSFIEAAIEQKSGQTYESYINERIFRPLNMNTASVGFEAFKQESNRAEPHVKTKSGFKKVKVKANYYKLAPAVGVNASITDMSKWLIANLGERPSVLSPGVIADVTTPGVKTTKELRRRDWKTYLDDAHYGKGWRVYEFDGRPLIYHAGWVAGYVAEISYSPELNIGMVMLLNGESRVIAKLSATFWHDVFKQQK; encoded by the coding sequence ATGTTTTTAAAATCAGCCTTTTTCTTCGGCACTATCTCATTATCTTTAAGTGCCTTGCTAAACACTCAACAAGTACAAGCCTCGCAATTTGACACGGTATCAGACAAGTTCAAACAGAGTTTTCATAGTCAATTAAAAAAGAGAAAAGTGCCTGGTGGTGCATTTGTTATTGTCGAAGGCGACAAGATATTAAAGCTCAGCTACTACGGGAAGCGCAGTAAAGGAGGCTCACTAAACGTTAATGCGAATACCGTATTTAGATTAGCATCAGTATCAAAAACCTTTGCTGGCTCTCTCGCGAGTATGTTGGTTCAAGAAAACAAATTGGATTGGAAGCAATCGATAAACGCTTACCTTCCCTCCTTTTCATTAGCGGATCCCAATGGTAGTAAGCAAATTAATTTAGGACATATTATTGGCCAAAGCACGGGGTTAATGCCTAATAGCTACGATAACTTAGTTAATGCTGACGTGAACATAGAAAAAATTATTAGTAAGTTCTCTGAATTAACACCTATGTGTAAACCAGGTGTGTGTTACAGCTATCAAAATGTGGCTTTTTCATTCATCGAGGCCGCTATTGAACAAAAAAGCGGACAAACCTATGAGAGTTACATCAATGAACGAATATTTAGACCATTAAACATGAACACAGCCTCTGTGGGTTTTGAAGCTTTCAAACAAGAAAGCAATAGAGCTGAGCCACATGTAAAGACAAAGTCAGGTTTTAAAAAAGTAAAAGTTAAAGCTAACTATTACAAACTGGCTCCTGCTGTCGGTGTAAACGCCAGTATTACGGATATGTCCAAATGGCTAATCGCTAACTTAGGAGAAAGACCCTCGGTGTTATCTCCTGGTGTCATTGCAGATGTAACGACACCAGGGGTTAAAACCACAAAAGAACTCCGCCGTCGAGATTGGAAGACTTATCTTGATGATGCACATTATGGTAAAGGTTGGCGAGTTTATGAGTTTGACGGTCGCCCACTCATTTATCATGCGGGTTGGGTTGCAGGTTACGTCGCTGAAATTTCCTATTCACCAGAGCTCAATATTGGCATGGTGATGCTATTGAATGGTGAGTCTAGAGTCATCGCAAAATTAAGTGCTACCTTTTGGCACGACGTATTTAAACAGCAAAAGTAA
- the serC gene encoding 3-phosphoserine/phosphohydroxythreonine transaminase, whose amino-acid sequence MSAIYNFCAGPAMLPQAVMQKAQRELLDWNGMGTSVMEISHRSKEFIALTEQAETDLRAVMDIPANYHVLFMHGGGRGQFSAVVNNFLGEDGRALYLVDGSWSSAAVDEAKKLAGDRNIDTINIVEKSTGKNAVVLPDLSQIDKDYRYLHYCPNETVDGIEIFEPLNSPWPVIADMSSNILSRKIDVSQFSLIYAGAQKNIGPSGLSIVIVRDDMLALPSLPQSSIMDYKLAVKHGSMYNTPPTFAWYLAAEVFSWLQSSGGVAAIEKINIEKAKLLYQCIDELDFYTSGVAIENRSRMNVTFQLVNTELDSVFLEAAKDAGLVALKGHRSVGGMRASLYNAMPLEGVIALVGFMREFAKKNA is encoded by the coding sequence GTGAGCGCTATTTATAATTTCTGTGCCGGACCTGCGATGTTGCCTCAAGCTGTTATGCAAAAAGCACAACGAGAATTATTAGATTGGAACGGTATGGGCACTTCAGTGATGGAAATAAGCCATCGCAGTAAAGAGTTCATTGCATTAACGGAGCAAGCAGAAACAGATCTTCGAGCGGTAATGGATATCCCAGCAAATTATCATGTTCTTTTTATGCATGGTGGTGGACGAGGTCAGTTCTCTGCAGTCGTTAATAATTTTCTTGGTGAAGATGGGCGCGCTTTATATCTAGTCGATGGCAGTTGGTCTTCTGCGGCTGTTGATGAGGCAAAAAAACTCGCCGGCGACAGGAACATCGACACGATTAACATCGTCGAAAAATCTACCGGGAAAAATGCTGTAGTCTTACCTGATTTATCTCAAATCGATAAAGATTATCGGTATTTACATTATTGCCCTAATGAAACCGTCGATGGTATTGAAATTTTTGAACCATTAAACAGCCCATGGCCTGTGATTGCCGATATGTCTTCAAATATCTTATCGCGCAAAATTGACGTTAGCCAGTTTAGCCTCATCTATGCTGGCGCCCAGAAAAATATCGGTCCGTCAGGTTTAAGTATCGTTATTGTGCGTGACGATATGCTGGCCCTACCTAGCTTACCGCAATCTTCAATCATGGATTATAAACTGGCCGTCAAACATGGATCTATGTATAACACCCCGCCAACATTTGCTTGGTATTTGGCTGCAGAGGTCTTTAGCTGGCTACAATCAAGCGGAGGTGTTGCCGCGATAGAAAAAATTAATATTGAAAAAGCAAAACTGCTTTATCAATGTATTGATGAACTAGATTTTTATACCAGTGGTGTTGCAATTGAAAACCGCTCGCGCATGAATGTAACATTTCAATTGGTGAACACTGAACTTGATAGTGTGTTCCTTGAAGCCGCCAAAGATGCTGGTTTGGTCGCCCTAAAAGGCCACCGTAGTGTCGGTGGTATGCGAGCAAGCTTGTATAACGCTATGCCTTTAGAGGGCGTTATAGCACTTGTTGGTTTTATGCGAGAATTTGCAAAAAAGAATGCTTAA
- a CDS encoding amino acid aminotransferase, translating to MFNKLTAMPADPILGLLTKYREDNNVQKVDLGVGVYKDETGHTPILSCVKKAEKYRLDTESTKVYIGPTGSADFNRLMSELAFGTENPAIMANRVRTVSTPGGTGALRVAADFIKRCNPNAVLWVSDPTWANHTGLFEAAGITVKTYPYYDYETKSLKFDEMKAALSQVGSDDVVLLHACCHNPSGMDLNQQQWDDIIELTVEQGFTPLIDMAYQGFGDGVDEDAYGVRKMAARVDNMILCSSCSKNFGLYRERIGACSIIGKNAAASDIAFSVLLYVVRCIYSMPPAHGAAIVETILGSAELKQEWLDELTVMRNRINGNRIMLVNKLKEIGVTRNFDFITHQKGMFSFLGITPAQVAQLQSEYSVYMVDSSRISIAGIGTGNVDYLAKSIAKIL from the coding sequence ATGTTTAACAAACTGACCGCTATGCCAGCAGACCCGATTTTGGGTCTGCTTACAAAATACCGAGAAGACAACAATGTGCAGAAAGTCGATTTAGGCGTTGGTGTGTACAAAGATGAGACCGGTCACACGCCTATTTTGTCTTGTGTGAAAAAGGCTGAAAAGTACAGGTTGGACACCGAGTCAACTAAAGTTTACATCGGCCCTACCGGTTCTGCTGATTTTAATCGCCTAATGTCAGAGCTTGCTTTTGGCACCGAAAACCCTGCCATTATGGCCAATAGAGTTCGCACTGTATCCACCCCCGGTGGCACAGGCGCCTTAAGAGTCGCGGCGGACTTTATCAAACGTTGTAATCCTAACGCTGTACTGTGGGTTAGCGATCCAACCTGGGCAAATCATACTGGCTTATTTGAAGCGGCAGGCATCACGGTTAAGACCTACCCATATTACGATTATGAGACTAAATCACTCAAGTTCGATGAAATGAAAGCCGCTTTATCTCAAGTGGGGAGTGATGATGTAGTGTTATTGCACGCATGCTGTCATAACCCGAGTGGTATGGATCTGAATCAACAGCAGTGGGATGACATTATTGAGCTGACTGTTGAACAAGGCTTCACTCCGTTAATTGATATGGCTTATCAAGGCTTTGGTGACGGTGTTGATGAAGACGCATATGGCGTTAGAAAAATGGCAGCCAGAGTAGACAACATGATTTTATGTAGCTCTTGCTCTAAAAACTTCGGCCTGTACCGTGAACGTATTGGTGCCTGTTCTATCATAGGTAAAAACGCTGCAGCTAGTGATATTGCGTTTTCAGTGTTGCTGTATGTCGTCCGTTGCATCTATTCAATGCCGCCAGCACATGGTGCAGCTATTGTTGAAACCATTTTAGGTTCTGCAGAATTAAAGCAAGAGTGGCTTGATGAATTAACAGTGATGCGCAATAGAATAAATGGCAATCGCATCATGCTGGTTAACAAGCTAAAAGAGATAGGCGTTACTCGTAACTTTGACTTTATTACTCACCAAAAAGGGATGTTCTCTTTCCTTGGTATTACGCCTGCGCAAGTGGCACAACTTCAAAGCGAATACAGTGTGTATATGGTAGATTCAAGCCGTATTAGCATCGCCGGAATCGGCACTGGAAATGTGGATTACTTAGCAAAGTCGATTGCAAAAATTCTTTAA